One window of the Bacillota bacterium genome contains the following:
- a CDS encoding 2-oxoacid:acceptor oxidoreductase family protein, producing the protein MNRNPSNSFVGVCQWEFRLSGSGGQGLVLAGLILAEAAGVHEGRHVVQARSYGPEARGGASRSEVIISGDPIDLPEVTAPDLVLAMTQEAFDRYQEGMKAGATLMVDPRFVRDTSRVRPGVRLMEVPLTGIAEGEAGHAIAANIVALGVVAGLTRAVSEEALARAISHRVPQAAVQMNLKAFKAGFRYIQEHAIRGGG; encoded by the coding sequence ATGAACCGGAATCCCTCGAATTCATTCGTGGGAGTATGTCAATGGGAGTTCAGGCTTAGCGGCTCCGGGGGGCAGGGCCTGGTGCTGGCAGGGCTCATCCTGGCCGAGGCGGCGGGGGTCCACGAGGGCAGGCATGTTGTGCAGGCACGCTCCTACGGTCCTGAGGCCAGGGGGGGTGCTTCCCGCTCAGAGGTGATCATCAGCGGGGATCCCATCGACCTCCCGGAGGTCACCGCCCCCGACCTTGTGCTGGCCATGACCCAGGAGGCTTTTGACCGTTACCAAGAGGGCATGAAGGCTGGGGCCACCCTCATGGTGGATCCCAGGTTTGTCCGGGACACCTCCCGGGTGCGGCCTGGCGTGCGGCTCATGGAGGTTCCCCTTACGGGGATTGCCGAGGGGGAGGCGGGGCACGCCATTGCCGCCAACATCGTGGCCCTGGGGGTGGTGGCAGGTCTCACCCGGGCGGTGTCCGAGGAGGCCCTGGCCAGAGCCATCTCCCATCGTGTCCCCCAGGCCGCTGTCCAGATGAACCTCAAGGCCTTCAAGGCGGGGTTCAGGTACATCCAGGAGCACGCGATAAGAGGCGGAGGCTAA